A single region of the Mycobacterium avium subsp. avium genome encodes:
- a CDS encoding DUF190 domain-containing protein, which produces MDDDCLKLTTYLAERRRAGNRFVSDVLLDLYARHRVECAVLLRGIGGFGSGHRLRSDESLTLSEDPPVAIVATDTRAKIEALLDEVLAVKQRGLVTLERARLLHADVGAARPPEGDAAKLTVYLGRKQRVNGAPASIGVCDLLHRRGLAGATVLLGVDGVVHGERRRASFFGRNVDVPMMIVVVGSGAHIGRVLPEIAALLRRPLFTLERVRVCKRDGRLLEPPHALPGVDERGLPLFQQLTVYTSESARHGGVPIHRAIVARLRQATAADGATVLRGVWAFHGDHPPHGDGLFALTRRVPVVTIVVDTPAHIAESFAVIDELTGAEGLVTSEMVPALVSDDGGPGAGRMARHRY; this is translated from the coding sequence GTGGACGACGATTGCCTGAAACTCACCACCTACCTGGCCGAGCGGAGGCGGGCCGGGAACCGCTTCGTCTCCGACGTCCTGCTGGACCTGTACGCCCGCCACCGGGTGGAGTGCGCGGTGCTGCTCCGCGGCATCGGCGGGTTCGGCAGCGGACACCGGCTGCGCAGCGACGAGTCCCTCACCCTGTCGGAGGATCCCCCGGTAGCCATCGTCGCGACCGACACCAGGGCCAAGATCGAGGCGCTGCTCGATGAGGTGCTGGCCGTCAAACAACGCGGCCTGGTCACCTTGGAGCGGGCCCGGCTGCTGCACGCCGACGTCGGCGCGGCGCGCCCGCCCGAGGGTGACGCCGCCAAGTTGACCGTCTACCTCGGCCGCAAGCAGCGCGTCAACGGGGCGCCGGCCTCCATCGGGGTCTGCGATCTGCTGCACCGACGCGGCCTGGCCGGCGCCACGGTGCTGCTGGGCGTCGACGGTGTCGTGCACGGAGAACGCCGCCGCGCCAGCTTCTTCGGCCGCAACGTCGACGTGCCGATGATGATCGTGGTGGTCGGATCCGGCGCGCACATCGGGCGGGTGCTGCCCGAGATCGCCGCGCTGCTGCGCCGGCCGCTGTTCACGCTGGAACGGGTCCGAGTATGCAAGCGCGACGGCCGATTGCTGGAGCCGCCGCACGCCCTGCCCGGCGTCGACGAGCGCGGGCTGCCGCTGTTCCAGCAGCTGACCGTGTACACCTCCGAATCCGCGCGGCACGGCGGCGTGCCGATTCACCGCGCGATCGTGGCGCGGCTGCGTCAGGCGACGGCGGCCGACGGCGCCACCGTGCTGCGCGGCGTCTGGGCTTTTCACGGCGACCACCCGCCGCACGGGGACGGGTTGTTCGCGCTGACCCGACGGGTGCCCGTGGTCACCATCGTCGTCGACACGCCGGCCCACATCGCCGAATCCTTCGCCGTCATCGACGAATTGACCGGCGCCGAGGGCCTGGTCACCAGCGAGATGGTGCCCGCGCTGGTGTCCGACGACGGCGGGCCCGGCGCCGGGCGGATGGCCCGGCACCGCTACTAA
- a CDS encoding DUF1214 domain-containing protein, producing MVHTPGSPDQAAPKARDAWQFFQRMLADVTAIVTEDAETERELAEGLRVVARVSSLCAQMTVEADPERPSFFDMCSDNRMVGGPNPDGNYYLAMIRGDRRYRITGTRGTSAYLGFQILAGTGLTPRRMAGYLSDADLASEAGEFALLLSADEPSDPAGAQWVKIPPDASSVVVREYIGDRAAEQLATLRIEALDPGPLTPLTDEQLADQFTAMAWSLMKLATLHRTIKPELLQSPNTLLTAQAADLGEADTTPDNLYMMGTFRLDPGQALVLDIAPPDTRYWNVTLESIWHECLEPRRRHSSVTNRGVRPDADGRVRIAISARDFGFGHWLDTGGRHRGFVVLRWLDNPSPPEVAVSVREARERP from the coding sequence GTGGTCCACACCCCCGGTTCGCCCGATCAGGCCGCTCCCAAGGCGCGCGACGCGTGGCAATTCTTCCAGCGGATGCTCGCCGACGTCACCGCGATCGTGACCGAGGACGCCGAGACCGAACGGGAACTGGCCGAGGGGCTGCGCGTGGTGGCGCGGGTGTCGTCACTGTGTGCGCAGATGACGGTCGAGGCCGACCCGGAGCGGCCGTCGTTCTTCGATATGTGTTCGGACAACCGGATGGTCGGCGGCCCCAACCCGGACGGCAACTACTACCTGGCGATGATCCGCGGGGACCGCCGCTACCGGATCACCGGCACCCGGGGAACCAGCGCGTACCTGGGTTTTCAGATCCTGGCCGGCACCGGGCTCACCCCGCGGCGGATGGCCGGTTATCTCAGCGACGCCGACTTGGCCTCGGAAGCAGGGGAATTCGCGCTGCTGCTGTCGGCCGACGAGCCGTCGGATCCGGCCGGCGCCCAGTGGGTGAAGATCCCGCCGGATGCGTCGTCGGTGGTGGTCCGGGAATACATCGGCGATCGGGCCGCCGAGCAGTTGGCCACCCTGCGCATCGAGGCGCTGGACCCCGGCCCGCTGACGCCGCTCACCGACGAGCAGCTCGCCGACCAGTTCACCGCGATGGCATGGTCGTTGATGAAGCTCGCGACGCTGCACCGCACCATCAAACCCGAACTGCTGCAATCCCCCAACACGTTGCTGACCGCCCAGGCCGCCGACCTGGGCGAGGCCGACACCACCCCGGACAACCTGTACATGATGGGCACCTTCCGGCTCGATCCCGGCCAGGCCCTGGTGCTCGACATCGCGCCGCCCGACACCCGGTATTGGAACGTCACGCTGGAAAGCATCTGGCACGAATGCCTGGAGCCGCGCCGCCGGCACAGCTCGGTGACGAACCGCGGCGTGCGGCCGGACGCGGACGGACGGGTGCGCATCGCGATCTCCGCGCGGGACTTCGGCTTTGGCCATTGGCTGGACACCGGCGGCCGGCATCGCGGCTTCGTCGTGCTGCGCTGGCTGGACAACCCGAGCCCGCCCGAGGTCGCGGTGTCGGTGCGCGAAGCGCGGGAGCGACCATGA
- a CDS encoding fructose bisphosphate aldolase: MSNQQQAERMTSGKGFIAALDQSGGSTPKALRLYGIEDSAYSSEKEMFDLIHQMRSRIITSPAFTGDRVLAAILFEQTMDRDIEGKPSTTYLWETKGVVPILKIDKGLAEASDDVQLMKPIPGLDELLQRAVSKGVFGTKERSVIGGANPAGIAAVVAQQFELAHQVLSHGLVPIIEPEVTISIADKPKAEGILRDEITKQLDSVPDGQRVMLKLSLPTEANFYRPLIEHPKVMRVVALSGGYSREEANELLAKNAGLIASFSRALTEGLTVDQSDEQFNATLDKAIQSIYDASVAG, translated from the coding sequence ATGTCGAACCAACAGCAAGCGGAGCGGATGACATCGGGCAAAGGGTTCATCGCCGCGCTCGACCAGAGCGGCGGCTCGACGCCCAAGGCGCTGCGCCTGTACGGCATCGAAGACAGCGCGTACTCCTCCGAGAAGGAGATGTTCGACCTCATCCACCAGATGCGGTCGCGGATCATCACCTCGCCGGCGTTCACCGGCGACCGGGTGCTGGCGGCGATCCTGTTCGAGCAGACCATGGACCGCGACATCGAGGGCAAGCCGTCGACCACCTACCTGTGGGAGACCAAGGGCGTGGTGCCCATCCTCAAGATCGACAAGGGTCTGGCCGAAGCGTCCGACGACGTGCAGCTGATGAAGCCGATCCCCGGGCTCGACGAGCTGCTGCAGCGGGCCGTGAGCAAGGGCGTGTTCGGCACCAAGGAACGGTCGGTGATCGGCGGCGCCAACCCGGCGGGCATCGCCGCGGTGGTCGCCCAGCAGTTCGAGCTCGCCCACCAGGTGCTCTCCCACGGGCTGGTGCCGATCATCGAACCCGAGGTCACCATCTCGATCGCCGACAAGCCCAAGGCCGAGGGCATCCTGCGCGACGAGATCACCAAGCAACTCGACTCGGTGCCCGACGGGCAGCGGGTGATGCTCAAGCTGAGCCTGCCCACCGAGGCCAACTTCTACCGCCCGCTGATCGAACACCCCAAGGTGATGCGGGTGGTGGCGCTCTCGGGTGGCTACTCCCGCGAGGAGGCCAATGAGCTGCTGGCCAAGAACGCCGGCCTGATCGCCAGCTTCAGCCGGGCGCTCACCGAGGGCCTCACGGTCGACCAGTCCGACGAGCAGTTCAACGCGACGCTGGACAAGGCGATCCAGTCGATTTACGACGCCTCGGTCGCCGGCTGA
- a CDS encoding DUF7064 domain-containing protein yields MGYSAADESFTHQLPTTFDQVHDADPTWSDRCYFFAAAPDGTMLLASGYGNNPNTASGLGYVKVSLADGRHWDLLSGRPVTGDDRGELRAGPMRWTCVEPLKKWRLDVGPNNSGIEWELYYEPTAPMWELLPMKVSGPDGRLLADMYHMKEPGRWSGWVRIDGQRVSVDGFHGGRDRTFGVRVSDRIDFWLWLDAGFGDHAIEAWVIESCDGTVLYADGGITYADGTPSKRFVKIEHEVEFDGERKRPARAVLVFTDEDGRAHRVVAEAPHPQVNAYYGLPMAHCHYEDLGGGSYFIHFAWDSSDPEQLSETEDKSMALDQLMRFERDGHTGWGIFELLLGGQGYRRYPNWRAMDMSAFTQDKTPVDRLPADGDGADR; encoded by the coding sequence ATGGGGTATTCCGCCGCCGACGAGTCGTTCACCCACCAGCTTCCGACCACCTTCGACCAGGTGCACGACGCCGACCCGACCTGGTCGGATCGCTGTTATTTCTTTGCCGCGGCACCGGACGGCACCATGCTGTTGGCCAGCGGCTACGGCAACAACCCCAACACCGCCAGCGGGCTGGGCTACGTCAAGGTCAGCCTCGCCGACGGCCGGCACTGGGACCTGCTGTCCGGGCGGCCGGTCACCGGCGACGACAGGGGTGAGCTGCGCGCCGGGCCGATGCGCTGGACCTGCGTCGAGCCGCTGAAGAAGTGGCGACTCGACGTCGGGCCCAACAACTCCGGCATCGAATGGGAGCTCTACTACGAACCCACCGCCCCGATGTGGGAGCTGTTGCCGATGAAGGTGTCCGGCCCGGACGGCCGGCTGCTGGCCGACATGTACCACATGAAAGAACCGGGGCGCTGGAGCGGCTGGGTGCGCATCGACGGCCAGCGCGTCAGCGTCGACGGCTTCCACGGCGGCCGGGACCGCACCTTCGGGGTGCGGGTCTCCGACCGGATCGACTTCTGGTTGTGGCTGGACGCCGGATTCGGCGACCACGCCATCGAAGCGTGGGTCATCGAATCCTGCGACGGCACAGTCCTTTACGCCGACGGCGGCATCACCTATGCCGACGGGACGCCGTCCAAACGGTTCGTCAAGATCGAGCACGAGGTGGAATTCGACGGCGAGCGCAAGCGGCCCGCGCGCGCGGTGCTCGTGTTCACCGACGAAGACGGCCGGGCGCACCGGGTGGTCGCCGAGGCGCCCCATCCGCAGGTCAACGCCTACTACGGGCTGCCGATGGCGCACTGCCACTACGAAGACCTGGGCGGCGGCTCCTACTTCATCCATTTCGCTTGGGACAGCAGCGATCCCGAGCAGCTGAGCGAGACCGAGGACAAATCGATGGCGCTCGACCAGCTGATGCGGTTCGAACGCGACGGCCACACCGGTTGGGGCATCTTCGAATTGCTGCTCGGCGGGCAGGGCTATCGTCGCTACCCCAATTGGAGGGCCATGGACATGTCCGCGTTCACCCAGGACAAGACGCCGGTGGACCGTCTGCCGGCCGACGGCGACGGGGCCGACCGGTGA
- a CDS encoding TetR/AcrR family transcriptional regulator, whose amino-acid sequence MPTDPNGPAAPRRRSERSRTAIVTATRELLLERGFDGLTIEAVAARAGVGKQTIYRWWPTRPALVADVMLEDADRLLASVEHSGDLAADLVGWVGKLVTSLTTPRGSAMLRTLTVACMEHEDTAVKLRAGFSAPLHDSVRARLLAEGVDAATAESAADAIVGGVVYPILSGAQRYSRRRAEHTTRLIVAALTAG is encoded by the coding sequence ATGCCAACCGATCCCAACGGGCCCGCCGCGCCGCGAAGACGCAGCGAGAGGTCGCGCACCGCGATCGTCACCGCGACCCGGGAACTGCTGCTGGAGCGGGGGTTCGACGGGCTGACCATCGAGGCGGTCGCCGCCCGCGCCGGGGTGGGCAAGCAGACCATCTACCGCTGGTGGCCCACCCGTCCCGCCCTGGTCGCCGACGTGATGCTGGAAGACGCCGACAGGCTGCTCGCATCCGTCGAGCACAGCGGCGATCTGGCCGCCGACCTGGTCGGCTGGGTGGGCAAGCTGGTCACCAGCCTCACGACGCCGCGCGGTTCGGCCATGCTGCGCACCCTGACCGTGGCGTGCATGGAGCACGAGGACACCGCGGTCAAACTGCGCGCCGGGTTCAGCGCGCCGCTGCACGACAGCGTGCGGGCCCGATTGCTGGCCGAGGGCGTGGACGCGGCCACCGCCGAATCGGCCGCGGACGCCATCGTCGGTGGTGTGGTGTATCCGATTCTGTCCGGCGCGCAACGCTATTCGCGCCGCCGGGCGGAACACACCACCCGCCTCATCGTGGCCGCCCTGACCGCAGGCTGA
- a CDS encoding STAS domain-containing protein, with protein sequence MGEQPGDLADPTPFEVGKHQVDQAVVLTVSGEVDMLSSPMLAEAIQTALAAKPAALIVDLSKVGFLASAGMTVLVTTQAELQPPTKFAVVADGSATSRPIKLMGIDSVLSLYPSLNDALSALSGA encoded by the coding sequence ATGGGCGAACAACCCGGCGATCTCGCCGACCCCACCCCCTTCGAGGTGGGCAAACACCAGGTAGATCAGGCGGTCGTGCTCACCGTCTCCGGCGAGGTGGACATGCTCAGCTCGCCGATGCTGGCCGAGGCCATTCAGACCGCCCTGGCCGCCAAACCGGCCGCGCTGATCGTCGACCTGTCCAAGGTCGGGTTTCTGGCGTCGGCCGGGATGACCGTGCTGGTGACCACGCAGGCCGAGCTGCAGCCACCGACGAAGTTCGCGGTGGTGGCCGACGGCTCGGCCACCAGCCGGCCGATCAAACTGATGGGAATCGACAGCGTGCTCTCGCTCTACCCGAGCCTGAACGACGCGCTGAGCGCCCTGTCCGGTGCGTGA
- a CDS encoding sulfotransferase family protein, with protein MSLQDRFAPERLIAAACEQAGSDDFGAEGWRPGLHRLTDGLINDARLSDIGVEIAHLDIMRALKNRLNVIAWRKAHPEVAEQKISAPIFIVGQPRTGTTILYDLLAQDPALRAPLTWEVDEPCPVPRPETYHDDPRIARTQAGIDLSEQIMPGFLAFHPMGALVGQECVRITAAEFVSMIFSVQYRLPNYYRWLLYEADHAGAYRFHRIFLQHLQSGVPGQWLLKSPAHLWQLDALLAEYPDALIVQTHRDPLNVISSIAALTHHLRGMCSDESSITECAAQSYEEIVVGLDREMALRDRGAVPPGRVIDVQYADFMKDPWTTIKDIYERLDRELRPDAEQRMREFLASHPSDGGRSRYTWSDTGLDAGAVRERVRAYQDRYGVPTEALR; from the coding sequence ATGAGCCTGCAGGACCGGTTCGCCCCGGAACGGCTGATCGCCGCCGCCTGCGAGCAGGCCGGCAGCGACGACTTCGGCGCCGAGGGCTGGCGGCCCGGGCTGCACCGCCTCACCGACGGGCTGATCAACGACGCGCGGCTGTCCGACATCGGCGTCGAGATCGCTCACCTGGACATCATGCGTGCGCTGAAGAACCGGCTCAACGTAATCGCTTGGCGCAAAGCACATCCCGAGGTGGCCGAGCAGAAGATCAGCGCCCCGATCTTCATCGTCGGCCAGCCGCGCACCGGGACGACGATCCTCTACGACCTGCTCGCCCAGGATCCCGCGCTGCGCGCGCCGCTCACCTGGGAGGTCGACGAGCCCTGTCCGGTGCCGCGGCCCGAGACCTATCACGACGATCCGCGCATCGCCCGGACACAGGCCGGCATCGACCTGTCCGAGCAGATCATGCCCGGGTTCCTGGCCTTTCACCCGATGGGCGCGCTGGTCGGGCAGGAGTGTGTGCGCATCACCGCGGCCGAGTTCGTCAGCATGATCTTCTCGGTGCAGTACCGGCTGCCGAACTACTACCGCTGGCTGCTGTACGAGGCGGACCACGCGGGCGCCTACCGCTTCCACCGAATTTTCCTGCAGCACTTGCAGTCCGGCGTGCCCGGGCAGTGGTTGCTGAAATCCCCGGCGCACCTGTGGCAGCTGGATGCGCTGCTGGCCGAGTACCCGGACGCGCTGATCGTGCAGACCCACCGCGATCCGCTCAACGTCATCTCCTCCATCGCGGCGCTGACCCATCACCTGCGCGGGATGTGTAGCGACGAGTCCAGCATCACCGAGTGCGCGGCGCAGTCCTACGAGGAGATCGTCGTGGGCCTGGACCGCGAGATGGCGCTGCGCGACCGGGGCGCCGTGCCGCCCGGCCGCGTGATCGACGTGCAGTACGCCGATTTCATGAAGGACCCGTGGACCACGATCAAAGACATCTATGAGCGGCTGGACCGCGAGCTGCGGCCCGATGCCGAGCAGAGAATGCGCGAGTTCCTCGCGTCGCATCCCTCCGACGGTGGGCGCAGCCGCTACACCTGGTCGGACACCGGGCTGGACGCCGGTGCGGTGCGTGAGCGGGTGCGCGCCTATCAGGACCGCTACGGGGTACCCACCGAGGCGTTGCGCTGA
- a CDS encoding phosphotransferase family protein has protein sequence MTLGAERERRLTGWLRGRLPDADDVRVEGIDRVSFGHSAEMMTMSVIATRRGRDERRDVVLRLRPSPPALLEPYDLARQFGILRALADTDVRAPRALWLEPTGDVLGRPFFVMERVAGEVYEMQPPADASDDTVARMCESLAEQLAAIHAVDLTRTGLATLDDGAGHLDRELGHWAAEMNRVKRGPLPALERLHRALLSGKPAPCPRITLVHGDAKPGNFAFTGGEVSAVFDWEMTTVGDPLTDIGWLEMLWMQPVGINSHPAALPIDALLAHYQSASGIEPVNRPWYRAFNAYKMAVICLIGAMLVEDGHSDDQKLVLAAYGTGLLTKAGLAELGIDEPLDDGPVLPRQERIQQVLARAQ, from the coding sequence GTGACGCTGGGCGCCGAGCGGGAACGACGGCTGACCGGCTGGCTGCGCGGCCGGCTGCCGGACGCCGACGACGTGCGGGTCGAGGGCATCGACCGGGTCAGCTTCGGGCACTCGGCCGAGATGATGACGATGAGCGTCATCGCGACCCGGCGCGGCCGCGACGAGCGGCGCGACGTGGTGTTGCGGCTGCGGCCCAGCCCGCCGGCGCTGCTGGAGCCCTACGACCTGGCGCGGCAGTTCGGCATCCTGCGCGCCCTGGCCGACACCGACGTCCGGGCGCCGCGGGCGTTGTGGCTGGAACCCACCGGAGACGTGCTCGGCCGGCCGTTCTTCGTGATGGAACGGGTCGCCGGCGAGGTCTACGAGATGCAGCCGCCCGCCGATGCGTCCGATGACACCGTGGCCCGGATGTGCGAGAGCCTGGCCGAACAGCTGGCCGCGATCCACGCCGTCGACCTCACCCGGACCGGACTGGCCACCCTCGACGACGGCGCCGGCCACCTGGATCGCGAACTCGGCCACTGGGCCGCCGAGATGAACCGGGTCAAACGCGGGCCGCTGCCCGCCCTGGAGCGGTTGCACCGGGCGCTGCTTTCCGGTAAGCCTGCGCCGTGCCCGCGCATCACGCTGGTGCACGGCGACGCCAAACCGGGCAACTTCGCCTTCACCGGCGGCGAGGTCAGCGCGGTCTTCGATTGGGAGATGACCACCGTCGGCGACCCGCTCACCGACATCGGCTGGCTGGAGATGCTGTGGATGCAGCCGGTCGGGATCAACAGCCATCCCGCGGCGCTGCCCATCGACGCCCTGCTGGCGCACTACCAGTCGGCCAGCGGCATCGAGCCGGTCAACCGGCCCTGGTATCGGGCCTTCAACGCCTACAAGATGGCGGTCATCTGCCTCATCGGGGCGATGCTCGTCGAGGACGGCCACAGCGACGACCAGAAGCTGGTGCTGGCCGCCTACGGCACCGGGCTGCTGACCAAGGCCGGACTCGCCGAGCTGGGCATCGACGAACCCCTCGACGACGGCCCGGTGCTGCCGCGGCAGGAACGCATCCAGCAGGTGCTGGCCCGCGCCCAGTGA
- a CDS encoding acyl-CoA dehydrogenase: MTLGLSPEQQELGDAVGQFAARNAPIAATRDSFAELAAGRLPRWWDRLVTNGFHAVHLPEELGGQGGRLMDAACVLESAGKSLLPGPLLPTVAAGAVALLADPAPAARSVLRDLAAGIPAAVVLPGDGDLHAGPGDGHWLLSGASEVTAGVCAARIVLVGARTRDGELVWAAVDTEKPTATVEPISGTDLVADAGVLRLDNHRVLDSEVLTGIDPERARCVVLGLVAATTAGVIQWCVQAVTAHLRIREQFGKVIGTFQALQHNAAMLLVSSELATAAAWDAVRAGDESLDQHRMAAAGAAVMAISPAPDLVLDALTMFGAIGFTWEHDLHLYWRRAISLAASIGPANRWTRRLGELTCTRQRDMAVNLGDAESEFRAKVAETLDAALELRNDQPGRQGDYPEFETGPQRTLISDAGLIAPHWPKPWGLDAGPLRQLIIDDEFAKRPALVRPSLGIAEWILPSVIRAAPKDLQEKLIPPTLRGEIAWCQLFSEPGAGSDLAALSTRATKVDGGWTINGHKIWTSAAHRADYGALLARTDPQAGKHRGIGYFVVDMRSAGIEVQPIKTATGDAHFNEVFLTDVFVPDDMLLGEPTGGWNLAIATMAEERSAISGYVKFDRAAALRRLAAQPGPDRDDALRELGRLDAYTNAIKALGVRETIRLLDGQASGPASSIAKVAMNVLLRRTFEATLQLTGRLAMAADSDPAVVEPYLHLPAELIGGGTREIQLNIIAQMILGLPRK, encoded by the coding sequence ATGACCCTGGGGTTGAGTCCGGAGCAGCAGGAGCTCGGCGACGCCGTCGGGCAGTTCGCCGCCCGCAACGCCCCCATCGCCGCCACCCGGGACAGCTTCGCCGAGCTCGCCGCGGGCCGGCTGCCGCGATGGTGGGACCGCTTGGTCACCAATGGTTTTCACGCCGTGCACCTGCCCGAGGAGCTGGGCGGTCAGGGCGGCCGGCTGATGGACGCCGCCTGCGTGCTGGAGTCGGCGGGCAAGTCGCTGTTGCCCGGTCCGCTGCTGCCGACGGTGGCCGCAGGCGCGGTCGCGCTGCTGGCCGACCCGGCACCGGCCGCGCGGTCGGTGCTGCGCGACCTCGCCGCCGGCATCCCCGCGGCCGTCGTGCTGCCCGGCGACGGTGACCTGCATGCCGGGCCCGGCGACGGGCACTGGCTGCTCAGCGGCGCCTCGGAGGTCACCGCGGGGGTGTGCGCGGCGCGCATCGTCCTGGTCGGCGCGCGGACCCGGGACGGCGAGCTGGTGTGGGCGGCGGTGGACACCGAAAAGCCCACGGCCACAGTCGAACCCATTTCCGGGACCGACCTCGTCGCCGACGCCGGGGTGCTGCGGCTGGACAACCACCGCGTCCTGGACTCCGAGGTGCTCACCGGCATCGACCCCGAGCGCGCCCGCTGCGTGGTCCTCGGGCTGGTCGCCGCCACGACCGCCGGGGTGATCCAGTGGTGCGTGCAGGCCGTCACCGCCCACCTGCGGATCCGCGAGCAGTTCGGCAAGGTGATCGGAACCTTCCAGGCCCTGCAGCACAACGCGGCGATGCTGTTGGTCAGCAGCGAGCTGGCCACCGCGGCGGCCTGGGACGCGGTCCGCGCCGGTGACGAATCGCTCGACCAGCACCGCATGGCCGCCGCCGGCGCGGCGGTGATGGCGATCTCGCCCGCCCCGGACCTGGTGCTCGACGCGTTGACGATGTTCGGCGCCATCGGCTTCACCTGGGAACACGACCTGCATCTGTACTGGCGGCGCGCCATCAGCCTGGCCGCCTCGATCGGGCCGGCCAACCGCTGGACCCGCCGGCTCGGCGAGCTGACCTGCACCCGGCAGCGCGACATGGCGGTCAACCTGGGCGACGCGGAATCGGAGTTTCGCGCCAAGGTAGCCGAAACCCTCGATGCCGCATTGGAATTGCGCAATGACCAGCCCGGCCGCCAGGGTGACTACCCGGAATTCGAGACGGGGCCGCAGCGCACGCTGATCTCCGATGCCGGCCTGATCGCGCCGCACTGGCCCAAGCCCTGGGGTCTGGACGCCGGCCCGCTGCGCCAGCTCATCATCGACGACGAGTTCGCCAAGCGGCCCGCGCTGGTTCGGCCATCGCTGGGCATCGCCGAATGGATCCTGCCCTCGGTGATCCGCGCCGCGCCGAAAGACCTGCAGGAGAAGCTGATACCGCCGACGCTGCGCGGCGAGATCGCGTGGTGCCAGCTGTTCAGCGAACCCGGCGCCGGCTCGGACCTGGCCGCGCTGTCCACCCGGGCCACCAAGGTCGACGGCGGCTGGACCATCAACGGCCACAAGATCTGGACGTCGGCCGCCCACCGAGCCGACTACGGCGCCCTGCTGGCACGCACCGACCCGCAGGCCGGCAAGCACCGCGGCATCGGCTATTTCGTCGTCGACATGCGCTCCGCCGGGATCGAGGTCCAGCCGATCAAAACCGCCACCGGTGACGCGCATTTCAACGAGGTGTTCCTCACCGACGTCTTCGTGCCCGACGACATGCTGCTGGGCGAACCGACCGGGGGCTGGAACCTCGCAATCGCCACCATGGCCGAAGAACGCTCGGCCATCAGCGGTTACGTCAAGTTCGACCGCGCGGCCGCACTGCGCCGGCTGGCGGCCCAACCGGGGCCGGACCGCGACGACGCGCTGCGCGAGCTCGGCAGGCTGGACGCCTACACCAACGCGATCAAGGCGCTGGGAGTGCGCGAGACCATCCGGCTGCTCGACGGCCAGGCGTCCGGGCCGGCGTCCAGCATCGCCAAGGTGGCGATGAATGTGCTGCTGCGACGGACATTCGAGGCCACGCTGCAGCTGACCGGGCGACTGGCGATGGCCGCCGACTCCGACCCCGCCGTCGTCGAGCCGTATCTGCATCTGCCCGCCGAACTGATCGGCGGGGGCACCCGCGAGATCCAGCTCAACATCATCGCGCAGATGATCCTCGGACTACCCCGAAAGTAG
- a CDS encoding TetR/AcrR family transcriptional regulator, with the protein MEPSRRWGDDRAILDDEEARRRILEAAGRCIVRRGNTQFRMGEVADEAGVSRSTVYRYFPGRDDVLLGLMLRRVDHALAESVRSLPAPEDPVRSVPQMVLARVESVDGNPLNEALFAAESTAMASALQKGSEPLVELLLRHYGPLLERWKAAGLLYPDVDFRSVVQWLHTATLFLLAPSWRYRPHADKRRFVEQFVVRALVPQIRQ; encoded by the coding sequence ATGGAACCGAGCCGGCGGTGGGGCGACGACCGCGCGATCCTCGACGACGAGGAGGCCCGCAGACGGATCCTGGAGGCCGCCGGCCGCTGCATCGTGCGGCGCGGCAACACCCAGTTCCGGATGGGCGAGGTCGCCGACGAGGCGGGCGTGTCACGGTCGACGGTCTACCGCTACTTCCCCGGACGCGACGACGTGCTGCTGGGCCTGATGCTGCGCCGAGTGGACCACGCCCTCGCGGAGTCGGTGCGCTCGCTGCCCGCCCCCGAGGACCCCGTTCGCTCGGTGCCGCAGATGGTGCTGGCGCGGGTGGAATCGGTGGACGGCAACCCGCTGAACGAAGCGTTGTTCGCCGCCGAGAGCACGGCGATGGCCAGCGCGCTGCAGAAGGGCTCCGAACCACTGGTCGAGCTGCTGTTGCGGCATTACGGCCCGCTGCTGGAGCGCTGGAAGGCGGCGGGGCTGCTCTACCCGGACGTCGATTTCCGGTCCGTCGTGCAGTGGTTGCACACCGCGACGTTGTTCCTGCTGGCGCCCTCCTGGCGATATCGGCCGCACGCCGACAAGCGCCGGTTCGTCGAGCAGTTCGTGGTGCGGGCCTTGGTGCCACAGATCAGACAATAA